Proteins encoded by one window of Aspergillus chevalieri M1 DNA, chromosome 6, nearly complete sequence:
- a CDS encoding uncharacterized protein (COG:Q;~EggNog:ENOG410PX7C;~InterPro:IPR036291,IPR002347;~PFAM:PF08659,PF00106,PF13561;~go_process: GO:0055114 - oxidation-reduction process [Evidence IEA]) has protein sequence MSEKVILCTGANQGLGFAILQVAGLRHPTNTYILCSRDLNAGQQAVQKLKDLGVTAKIDLVELDVTNDQQITAVINHVTNTYGRLDVLINNAGIIRLPSKDDLSAARNTYNEILNVNITSVALITTAFTPLLYKSSAPKVINISSGLGSIQNSLTKKMGRSPPYGASKIGMNGLTVHMQVAENDRVEADTDGTSGKPRIRYYACAPGALKTAFTNYWPNGRSPEDGAEVAVHLLADDTNKYDGGSYWEFVDNEMKIVPW, from the exons ATGTCTGAAAAAGTGATTCTCTGTACCGGTGCCAACCAAGGCTTGGGTTTCGCCATCCTCCAGGTTGCTGGTCTGCGCCACCCAACAAACACCTATATCCTTTGCAGCCGGGATCTAAATGCTGGTCAACAGGCGGTCCAGAAGCTCAAAGATCTAGGTGTGACTGCTAAGATTGATTTGGTCGAGCTGGATGTCACCAATGACCAGCAGATCACTGCAGTCATCAACCATGTTACCAACACTTATGGTAGACTGGATG TCTTGATCAACAACGCCGGTATCATTCGTCTTCCATCCAAAGATGATCTCTCAGCAGCCCGCAACACCTACAATGAAATCTTGAATGTCAACATTACTTCTGTTGCCCTTATCACCACTGCGTTTACTCCTCTTCTCTACAAGTCTTCAGCTCCCAAGGTCATCAACATCTCCTCCGGTCTGGGTAGCATCCAGAACTCCCTGACCAAAAAAATGGGCCGCTCCCCGCCATACGGTGCTAGCAAGATCGGAATGAACGGCCTCACAGTCCACATGCAGGTTGCTGAGAATGACCGCGTTGAAGCTGACACAGATGGGACTAGCGGCAAGCCGCGTATTCGATATTACGCCTGCGCTCCTGGCGCTCTCAAGACTGCATTCACCAACTACTGGCCGAATGGCAGATCTCCTGAGGATGGAGCAGAGGTGGCCGTTCATCTCCTTGCCGATGATACCAACAAGTACGATGGGGGCTCTTACTGGGAGTTTGTAGATAACGAGATGAAGATCGTTCCCTGGTAG
- a CDS encoding uncharacterized protein (COG:S;~EggNog:ENOG410PPYC;~InterPro:IPR027443): MRFAHGPRHSQLSSKIGTSGLKLEDANALGTRVPVSGDATVILTGWCAVILSGGHISAARHRVRRVPGVRRLSAFLFVAPDLDVPLKPLEGVLPVRKFSDMVKRGDMDADTFKQVMGKR; this comes from the coding sequence ATGCGGTTCGCACACGGACCACGCCATTCACAATTATCTTCCAAGATCGGAACCTCTGGTCTCAAGCTCGAGGACGCAAACGCACTCGGTACCCGGGTGCCCGTGTCCGGCGACGCTACCGTGATCCTGACAGGCTGGTGCGCCGTCATCTTGAGCGGTGGCCATATTTCCGCAGCCAGACATCGTGTCCGTCGTGTTCCTGGTGTGCGGAGATTGAGCGCTTTTTTGTTTGTTGCGCCGGATCTCGACGTGCCGCTGAAGCCGTTGGAGGGTGTGTTGCCTGTTAGAAAGTTTTCAGATATGGTTAAGAGGGGGGACATGGATGCTGATACGTTTAAGCAGGTTATGGGAAAGAGGTAA